From the genome of Delphinus delphis chromosome 8, mDelDel1.2, whole genome shotgun sequence, one region includes:
- the C8H11orf98 gene encoding uncharacterized protein C11orf98 homolog: MGAPGGKINRPRTELKKKLFKRRRVLNRERRLKHQVVGAVIDEGLITRHHLKKRASSARANITLSGKKRRKLLQQIRLAQKEKAAMEVEAPLKSAKTSEPQPKSKKKTKVPQDVDMEDLEDKS, from the exons ATGGGTGCTCCGGGGGGGAAGATCAACCGGCCGCGAACG GAGCTGAAGAAGAAGCTGTTCAAGCGACGGCGGGTGTTGAACCGGGAGCGGCGACTGAAGCACCAGGTGGTCGGGGCTGTGATAGACGAAGGGCTGATCACGAGGCACCACCTCAAGAAGCGGGC GTCCAGTGCACGTGCCAACATTACTCTGTCTGGGAAGAAGCGCAGAAAACTCCTCCAGCAGATCCGGCTTgcccagaaagagaaagcagccATGGAAG TGGAAGCCCCCCTCAAGTCAGCCAAGACTAGTGAACCACAGcccaaatcaaaaaagaagacaaaagtccCCCAGGATGTAGACATGGAGGACCTTGAAGATAAGAGCTAA
- the LBHD1 gene encoding LOW QUALITY PROTEIN: LBH domain-containing protein 1 (The sequence of the model RefSeq protein was modified relative to this genomic sequence to represent the inferred CDS: inserted 2 bases in 1 codon) — MALVPGSSEDGPWPRDSPGSSQQPESPRLTNPLWDDRGEIGQVEGHQDVQVSTSPPCVLLLAHSXIWPKPPAVPIQVVCQKTRLPSIVVEAAEAEGSEESGELRWPHKELQLLTDDEEEEVEVFQDQSEEPGWTWSSLDPKSPLRTFNPELSWGQEQVDQDAYWIPEETDCQEAPNPCPLWDSASGSHVCRSCFVEYSHFLPPRSFEGKYHSPSNILPRFMKPFYLSFHNFPLLQAEKSEGLQVRPLGHTHVISKESGLRIPI; from the exons ATGGCCCTTGTGCCAGGGAGCAGCGAGGATGGGCCTTGGCCTAGAGATAGCCCAGGCTCCTCCCAGCAACCGGAAAGTCCTAGACTCACCAACCCTCTCTGGGACGACAGAGGAGAAATTGGCCAGGTTGAAGGTCACCAGGATGTTCAGGTTAGTACTTCCCCACCTTGTGTCTTGCTGTTGGCTCATTC AATTTGGCCCAAGCCCCCTGCTGTGCCCATCCAGGTTGTCTGTCAAAAGACCCGCCTCCCCTCCATCGTGGTGGAAGCCGCTGAGGCTGAAGGGAGTGAAGAGAGTGGGGAGCTCCGGTGGCCACACAAGGAGCTGCAGCTGCTCACTGATGATGAGGAAGAGGAGGTTGAGGTCTTCCAGGACCAAAGTGAAGAACCAG gctgGACTTGGAGCTCACTGGACCCCAAATCTCCCTTAAGAACCTTTAACCCAGAACTCAGCTGGGGGCAGGAACAGGTAGATCAAGATGCCTACTGGATTCCAGAGGAGACAGATTGTCAGGAAGCCCCCAATCCCTGTCCTCTCTGGGACTCGGCATCAGGTTCCCATGTGTGCAGAAGCTGCTTTGTGGAATATTCCCATTTCCTGCCTCCCAGGAGCTTTGAGGGTAAGTATCACTCTCCCTCAAACATTTTACCTAGGTTTATGAAGCCCTTCTACCTATCCTTTCACAATTTTCCCCTTCTACAAGCTGAGAAAAGTGAAGGCTTACAGGTTAGGCCCCTGGGTCACACACACGTCATATCCAAGGAATCTGGATTAAGAATtcctatctga
- the UQCC3 gene encoding ubiquinol-cytochrome-c reductase complex assembly factor 3, which produces MVSCVRRSSLRRLRRRGGLARLLEAPECVSLVARSAMETLRKALIVGAVLGVGAGVGTALFVLVTPGEQQKQAMLKEMPEQDPQRRDEVAGTKELLLATLQEAVATQENVAWRKNWMSGGGGKSA; this is translated from the exons ATGGTTTCCTGTGTGAGGCGTTCTAGCCTGCGCAGATTGAGACGTCGCGGCGGCCTTGCTAGGCTACTGGAGGCTCCGGAGTGCGTCTCGCTGGTCGCGCGGTCGGCCATGGAGACCCTGCGCAAAGCGTTGATCGTGGGCGCAGTGCTGGGCGTGGGGGCTGGCGTGGGCACCGCGCTCTTTGTCCTCGTGACCCCGGGAGAGCAGCAGAAGCAGGCGATGCTAAAG GAGATGCCGGAGCAGGACCCGCAGCGCAGGGACGAGGTGGCCGGGACCAAAGAGCTACTTCTGGCCACTCTGCAGGAGGCCGTGGCCACGCAAGAGAACGTCGCCTGGAGAAAGAACTGGATGAGTGGCGGCGGCGGGAAGTCAGCCTGA
- the CSKMT gene encoding citrate synthase-lysine N-methyltransferase CSKMT, mitochondrial encodes MAALRRTLHLASLAAAARRAVAGSLAGSCLADRRLWDKLPAQPRQGSAGTFDWFFGYEEAQGLLLPLLQEAPAACPPRVLDVGCGTSSLCTGLYTKCPHPVGVLGVDSSPVAVAHMNSLLEGGQGQTPLCPGHPASRLHFMQANALNLQPVASSGSFHLVLDKGTWDALAQAGLPGAYQLLSECLRVLSPGGTLIQFSDEDPDVRLPCLEQGSQGCTVSVQELGPFGGITYFAYLVQGSN; translated from the exons ATGGCAGCCCTGCGCCGAACCCTCCACCTGGCGAGCCTGGCGGCGGCGGCCCGTCGCGCCGTGGCGG GCTCCCTGGCTGGTAGCTGCCTGGCGGACCGCCGCCTCTGGGATAAGCTCCCCGCCCAGCCCCGTCAGGGCAGCGCGGGCACCTTCGACTGGTTCTTTGGATACGAGGAAGCCCAGGGGCTCCTACTGCCGCTGCTGCAGGAGGCACCAGCTGCCTGTCCACCGCGGGTGTTGGACGTGGGCTGTGGCACCTCCAGCTTGTGCACGGGCCTCTACACCAAATGCCCGCACCCAGTGGGCGTGCTGGGGGTGGACTCCTCTCCTGTGGCTGTGGCCCACATGAACAGCCTCCTGGAAGGTGGCCAAGGCCAAACACCCCTGTGCCCGGGGCACCCTGCCTCACGCCTCCACTTCATGCAAGCTAATGCCCTCAACCTGCAGCCAGTGGCTTCCTCAGGCTCTTTCCATCTAGTGCTAGACAAGGGTACCTGGGATGCTCTTGCCCAGGCTGGTCTGCCTGGGGCTTACCAGCTGCTGTCAGAGTGCCTGAGGGTCCTAAGCCCTGGGGGGACCCTGATTCAGTTCTCAGATGAGGACCCTGATGTGCGGCTGCCCTGCCTGGAGCAAGggtcccaaggctgcactgtgTCTGTGCAGGAGCTGGGCCCTTTCGGGGGCATCACCTACTTTGCTTACTTGGTTCAAGGCTCCaattaa